The Aspergillus chevalieri M1 DNA, chromosome 5, nearly complete sequence genome includes a region encoding these proteins:
- a CDS encoding uncharacterized protein (COG:L;~EggNog:ENOG410PIMX), which translates to MDGQMDMKKYYMMENDKPVAIRSSSEPFSVEDIKRCATCRGSLRDLSRYGRLVRRAILDESTKRFLLYLSREFVPLARELPLQIAATLENKKELSPLLLQEQITINIGGSRDKQFRQMADIIQKYGGNRWREVIRLRNRIIQYYNTVEEKEQPLSRVQALVESARRRKGSSGSFEFDGSVVQTKGVFLAITLLMRLDISLLGDFLSLFQISRTGLKRCKVQINLQAIQEECRNLIKRAGNAMRVAHEVEGYIFLAKLHALERSQSEAPNVREKHAEQAREAIATARKLCQRYPGQNNGLGSEIDEAEEMLNIGTFYSTVTSEERLEVLAAMTREFRGTGHWYYCQNGHPFTIGECGGAVQLALCPECGARVGGRDHRTVDGVTRADDLERALGHSRI; encoded by the coding sequence ATGGACGGCCAGATGGACATGAAGAAGTACTACATGATGGAAAACGATAAGCCCGTGGCGATCCGGTCGTCATCCGAGCCGTTCTCTGTTGAGGACATCAAACGATGTGCTACTTGTCGTGGCTCGCTGAGAGATCTGTCAAGATACGGCCGTTTGGTCCGCCGCGCTATTCTCGACGAGTCGACCAAGAGGTTCCTTCTGTATCTGAGCCGGGAATTCGTGCCTCTTGCGCGGGAGCTGCCGCTGCAAATAGCAGCGACTCTCGAGAACAAGAAGGAGTTGTCGCCATTGCTACTCCAGGAGCAGATTACCATCAACATCGGCGGTTCTCGCGACAAACAGTTCCGGCAGATGGCTGATATCATCCAAAAATACGGCGGAAATCGTTGGCGAGAAGTCATCAGATTGAGAAACCGCATCATCCAATACTACAACACCGTCGAGGAGAAAGAACAGCCCTTGTCCCGTGTGCAAGCCCTTGTGGAGAGCGCACGCAGACGCAAAGGAAGCAGCGGAAGTTTTGAATTCGATGGCAGTGTCGTGCAGACTAAGGGGGTATTCCTCGCAATTACCCTTCTAATGCGTCTGGACATCAGCTTGCTTGGGGACTTTCTATCGCTCTTTCAGATCAGTCGTACGGGGTTAAAGAGATGCAAGGTGCAGATCAATCTACAGGCGATCCAAGAGGAATGCAGAAATTTGATCAAGCGCGCTGGAAATGCCATGCGAGTCGCACACGAGGTCGAGGGATACATTTTCCTGGCCAAGCTGCATGCGCTGGAGCGATCGCAAAGTGAGGCTCCAAATGTGAGAGAAAAACACGCCGAGCAAGCGCGCGAGGCGATCGCAACGGCCAGAAAGCTATGCCAGCGATACCCCGGCCAGAACAATGGACTGGGAAGCGAAATCGACGAGGCGGAAGAGATGCTCAACATCGGAACTTTCTACAGCACGGTGACTAGCGAGGAACGTCTGGAGGTCCTTGCTGCGATGACGCGCGAGTTTCGGGGCACCGGACACTGGTATTACTGTCAGAACGGACACCCGTTTACCATTGGCGAATGCGGGGGAGCGGTGCAATTAGCTTTGTGTCCGGAGTGTGGTGCGCGTGTTGGAGGACGAGACCATCGAACCGTGGACGGGGTGACTCGGGCAGATGATTTGGAGCGGGCATTGGGACACTCGAGGATTTGA
- a CDS encoding putative NF-X1 finger and helicase domain protein (COG:L;~EggNog:ENOG410PIMX;~InterPro:IPR041677,IPR027417,IPR041679,IPR000571, IPR036855;~PFAM:PF13245,PF13086,PF13087;~go_function: GO:0004386 - helicase activity [Evidence IEA];~go_function: GO:0046872 - metal ion binding [Evidence IEA]) has product MVNARGVCYQFLRNGTCRYKNHCKFSHDVARAEPTERKEPKLTSSERAFRAWRDDIPLKLVNLRPLGKRLGHFFREARKLLDEGDGMYQEVIRALAKEGGLKRIQELVEYDYSRMTATTKLFVFKNQMLPFLKLITAPEVLESMILEQAVGTIYNVLFGHSGRRGVLLLEFLADVCSTSNKEKLTETLSYLEVSLFIFWQIIELNSFAFVHEPFKPVATEFEGIFKAFHSEETANSLQAARTYLERILRHLEIGSSLPSVHGTQKLAESNTNTTDLSFVLKRDLPGGRHDNDSADICKVKIMPTIEEIQSSRGEYLPMKDPRQWHLGGIGGLLDRSFRLLREDTVGQLRDTIHGLLKPSNKGDGRRSTQLRTHIHHNVHVVELNFDRFHGLQFVTEFQQPINMKNMSSKKRESWWQQSKRLQSGALVCLVFEAKNVVFCTVAAPPRERRGKGQKQPSGKKLPSLWEEKETGAVLLELVQLTDDNLKCILNQYKPRTAVPPVSLVEFPGIILATFEPTLRALQKMKKSDVLPFSPFLAPMDPEGPSGMVTPPPPAYALRPGFSFDLSCLLKDRKMRFTMRPDEPVDIEKLQQHSALDKAQTLAVVNSLRRSIALIQGPPGTGKSYTGVALIKVLVHALSATERTTPFGTRGRGRGGRRVEGNRRSAEGDIGPIICVCYTNHALDQLLEDLVENKITSQIVRIGSRSKSARLEQFNLRELSGITGKSKTEWKDEQNIHKELDEAEKEFNELPLGSTSLEGKIMYFLQRHNPHHHRQLYGKDDKGYERAQGSKKRSVLSQWLNHGKTKGETRSMEALQGIDVNSMRRQERQNLYEHWVAEIRRESHDKASDLFERQQRNKVQFDNIRDERSLRCLRQAHVIGVTTSGLARNLDMLRRLRSKIVLCEEAGEVLESHLLTALLPSIEHLILIGDHLQLRPQVQNYELSRENHKGGEQYSLDVSLFERLVSPDEGGGVQVPFNTLEMQRRMHPSIAQLVRQTLYPCLEDAPAVEQYPEVTGMRRRLFWLDHRHHEGNTSSNDALGTSHWNSYEVDMTIGLVNHLIRQGNYKSGEIAVLTPYLGQLHLLRNRLSESFAIMLGENDEEHLDKVGLNKEAPEEKQRIVKTSLLQSLRVATIDNFQGEEAKIVVISLVRSNDQSRCGFLRTSNRINVLLSRAKHGWKLRHKSGAAVPTPSRSSYRRV; this is encoded by the exons ATGGTCAACGCAAG GGGAGTCTGTTATCAGTTCCTTCGAAACGGTACCTGCAGATACAAAAATCACTGCAAATTTTCCCACGATGTTGCCCGAGCAGAGCCAACCGAACGAAAGGAACCCAAACTCACCAGCAGCGAACGAGCCTTTCGTGCCTGGAGAGACGACATACCATTGAAGCTAGTCAACCTTCGTCCGCTGGGAAAGCGTCTGGGACATTTCTTCAGAGAAGCGAGAAAGCTTCTTGATGAAGGGGATGGAATGTACCAAGAGGTGATTCGAGCTTTGGCAAAAGAAGGAGGACTCAAACGGATCCAAGAGCTGGTCGAATACGATTATAGTCGGATGACGGCTACGACTAAGCTTTTCGTTTTCAAAAACCAGATGTTGCCGTTTCTCAAACTTATCACAGCCCCTGAGGTTCTTGAATCTATGATCCTGGAGCAGGCAGTTGGAACGATCTACAACGTTCTCTTCGGCCATTCTGGAAGACGAGGCGTACTGCTCCTGGAATTTCTCGCTGATGTCTGTTCAACTTCCAACAAAGAAAAACTGACAGAGACATTGAGTTACCTCGAGGTGTCACTCTTTATCTTTTGGCAAATCATTGAGCTAAACTCCTTCGCCTTTGTCCATGAGCCTTTCAAGCCTGTGGCCACAGAGTTCGAAGGGATCTTCAAGGCATTTCACTCAGAGGAAACCGCCAACTCTCTTCAAGCCGCCAGAACATACCTGGAACGTATTCTGCGCCATCTCGAAATTGGCAGTTCGCTGCCTTCAGTTCATGGAACGCAAAAACTGGCCGAAAGCAATACGAACACAACTGATCTCTCGTTTGTGCTCAAGCGTGATCTGCCCGGAGGACGCCATGACAACGACTCTGCAGACATATGCAAGGTCAAGATCATGCCTACAATTGAAGAGATTCAATCATCGCGAGGTGAATATCTACCTATGAAAGATCCCCGTCAATGGCATTTAGGCGGCATAGGTGGTCTTCTTGACAGAAGTTTCCGACTCCTCAGGGAAGATACAGTTGGTCAACTTAGAGACACGATACACGGTCTGTTGAAGCCTTCAAACAAAGGTGACGGACGCAGGAGCACCCAGCTTAGAACCCACATCCATCACAACGTCCACGTGGTTGAGCTCAACTTCGATCGGTTCCATGGCTTGCAATTTGTCACCGAATTCCAGCAACCAATTAACATGAAAAACATGAGCTCGAAGAAGCGGGAAAGCTGGTGGCAGCAATCTAAGCGACTACAGTCCGGTGCTTTGGTGTGCCTTGTCTTTGAGGCCAAAAATGTCGTCTTTTGTACTGTCGCTGCCCCTCCAAGGGAGCGGCGAGGCAAGGGCCAAAAGCAGCCTTCCGGAAAGAAACTTCCATCTCTgtgggaagaaaaggaaacaggAGCAGTGTTATTAGAGCTGGTTCAGCTGACAGATGACAATCTGAAATGTATCCTCAACCAGTACAAACCGCGGACCGCTGTCCCTCCAGTGTCGCTCGTTGAATTCCCGGGGATCATCCTGGCAACCTTTGAACCGACACTTCGAGCTCTTcaaaagatgaagaaaagcGACGTCCTACCATTCTCACCTTTTCTTGCGCCAATGGATCCGGAAGGCCCGTCTGGCATGGTAACGCCACCACCGCCGGCGTATGCCCTCAGACCGGGATTCAGTTTCGACTTGAGCTGCTTGTTGAAGGATCGCAAGATGCGCTTTACAATGAGACCAGATGAGCCGGTGGACATCGAGAAGCTGCAACAGCATTCGGCTTTGGATAAGGCACAGACACTTGCCGTGGTCAATAGTCTTCGACGCAGTATCGCACTTATTCAGGGCCCACCTGGAACGGGCAAAAGTTATACTGGAGTTGCCCTCATCAAGGTCCTTGTTCACGCTCTTAGTGCAACTGAAAGAACGACTCCTTTTGGGACcaggggaaggggaaggggtGGTAGAAGGGTAGAAGGGAATAGGAGAAGCGCCGAAGGCGATATCGGTCCGATAATCTGCGTTTGTTATACCAATCATGCTCTCGATCAATTGCTCGAGGATCTGGTGGAAAATAAAATTACCAGTCAGATCGTTCGCATTGGCTCCCGATCGAAATCCGCGAGACTCGAACAGTTCAATCTACGCGAACTCTCCGGCATAACAGGCAAAAGCAAGACAGAATGGAAAGATGAGCAGAATATTCATAAAGAGCTTGATGAAGCTGAAAAGGAATTCAATGAACTACCGTTGGGATCAACGAGTTTAGAAGGCAAGATAATGTATTTTCTTCAGCGCCATAAcccccatcatcatcgtcaacTGTACGGGAAAGACGACAAAGGTTATGAACGAGCACAGGGCTCTAAGAAGCGCTCTGTTCTCAGTCAGTGGCTCAATCATGGCAAAACCAAAGGTGAAACACGTTCCATGGAGGCACTGCAAGGGATTGATGTCAACAGCATGCGACGGCAGGAAAGGCAGAATCTCTACGAGCACTGGGTTGCAGAAATTCGACGCGAATCGCACGATAAAGCAAGCGATCTTTTTGAGCGACAACAGCGTAACAAAGTCCAGTTCGATAACATTCGCGATGAGCGCAGCCTGCGTTGCCTTCGACAGGCGCATGTTATTGGAGTGACAACCTCGGGCCTTGCTCGCAACCTGGATATGCTCCGTCGATTGAGGTCTAAAATCGTGCTTTGTGAGGAGGCCGGTGAAGTGTTGGAATCACATTTGTTGACCGCTTTGCTGCCATCGATTGAGCATCTCATTTTGATCGGTGACCATTTGCAGCTTCGACCACAGGTGCAGAATTATGAACTTTCACGGGAAAATCATAAGGGTGGTGAGCAATATTCGCTGGACGTGTCGCTCTTCGAGCGACTGGTGAGCCCGGATGAAGGAGGCGGAGTACAGGTGCCCTTCAATACGCTTGAGATGCAACGGAGAATGCACCCGTCAATTGCTCAGCTTGTTAGACAGACGCTGTACCCATGTCTGGAAGATGCCCCGGCTGTTGAGCAGTATCCTGAGGTCACTGGAATGCGGAGGAGACTGTTTTGGTTGGATCACCGTCATCATGAAGGGAACACGTCCAGCAACGACGCATTGGGAACTTCCCATTGGAACAGTTACGAGGTTGATATGACGATAGGCTTGGTGAATCACTTGATCCGCCAGGGCAATTACAAGAGTGGTGAAATTGCTGTCTTGACGCCTTATCTAGGTCAGCTCCATCTCCTTCGAAACCGGCTCAGCGAGTCGTTCGCCATTATGCTAGGTGAGAACGATGAAGAACATTTGGATAAGGTAGGGCTCAATAAAGAAGCTCCAGAGGAAAAGCAGCGGATAGTCAAGACCAGTCTTTTGCAATCGCTCCGCGTCGCCACGATAGACAATTTTCAGGGCGAAGAGGCAAAAATCGTTGTGATATCCTTGGTCAGGAGCAACGATCAGAGCCGATGCGGTTTCCTTCGAACTTCCAATAGAATAAACGTGCTCCTATCTCGTGCGAAGCACG gatggaaacttCGGCACAAGTCTGGAGCTGCAGTGCCCACGCCATCCAGATCATCTTATCGCCGTGTCTGA
- a CDS encoding uncharacterized protein (COG:S;~EggNog:ENOG410PSNA;~InterPro:IPR022085;~PFAM:PF12311) yields the protein MSYLQTGTRQWLSPPRSTSLKDYHEHKINVQEAAYAISRLTATSQSTALNHGRNKLRNLLIAALEEWPESELSPIFALLEEMENLPKPAIREEARHSVTTDPFWKQLPGFGNMKVGIFQWGEWRQEIEGHPDDPDLQRQMREKYIRIASLEVLLVDEKIGPILLDWGYECLADAFERCDVIPDIQFPMAAEWLKRLARRTHDDALREEEDWPFKRNYLDLRKGDDAMFVERWQYWKSRLEYAKEDLPENKSIER from the coding sequence ATGTCATATCTCCAGACGGGGACCCGGCAATGGCTGTCACCCCCAAGAAGCACAAGCTTGAAAGATTACCACGAACACAAAATTAACGTCCAGGAGGCAGCCTATGCTATTTCCCGTCTGACCGCAACCTCCCAGTCTACCGCACTCAACCACGGAAGAAACAAATTAAGGAATCTTCTCATCGCTGCTTTAGAAGAATGGCCCGAATCCGAACTCTCTCCGATATTCGCCCTCCTCGAGGAGATGGAAAATCTCCCAAAACCTGCCATACGCGAGGAGGCAAGGCATTCAGTAACAACTGATCCCTTCTGGAAACAATTACCCGGTTTTGGAAACATGAAGGTGGGTATTTTCCAATGGGGGGAATGGCGACAAGAGATCGAGGGCCATCCTGATGACCCGGACTTGCAGCGCCAGATGCGGGAGAAGTATATCCGTATCGCGAGTCTTGAGGTACTACTAGTCGATGAAAAGATTGGACCAATTTTGCTGGATTGGGGATATGAGTGTTTGGCCGATGCGTTTGAACGTTGTGATGTGATTCCAGACATTCAGTTCCCCATGGCGGCGGAGTGGCTCAAGCGTCTTGCCAGACGGACCCACGATGATGCActgagagaggaagaggattggCCGTTCAAGAGAAATTATTTGGATCTGCGAAAGGGGGACGATGCGATGTTTGTGGAAAGATGGCAGTATTGGAAGAGTCGACTGGAGTATGCAAAAGAGGACTTGCCCGAAAACAAGTCAATCGAACGATGA
- the cyt19 gene encoding putative arsenic methyltransferase Cyt19 (COG:S;~EggNog:ENOG410PIED;~InterPro:IPR025714,IPR029063,IPR026669;~PFAM:PF13649,PF13489,PF05175,PF08242,PF08241, PF13847) yields MSDYTYNLVQSRYSDIAKQSNNTQQHHKEEEIARAFGYSAEDLSSLPEKTNLGLSCGNPVGFANVKEGETVLDLGSGSGIDVLLAARRVGPNGQAIGIDMTKSMVKLAEKNIQKAELSNTKFIEANISSIPLPDSSVDCIISNCVINLVPATDKAAVFKEIARLLKPGGRVAISDILARKLLPDHITKNMALYIGCVAGASQIGKYEEYLRQAGFEGVFIVDAKSDLNLYKGSLYLPQSSCCGGGYGGKETTSDIAELDFNEWVGSFQIYAIKA; encoded by the exons ATGTCCGACTATACATATAACCTTGTTCAGTCCCGCTATAGTGACATCGCTAAGCAGAGTAACAACACCCAGCAGCACCacaaagaagaggaaatcgcCAGGGCATTTGGCTACAGTGCGGAAGATCTTAGTTCACTGCCAGAGAAGACTAATCTCGGCTTGAGCTGTGGAAATCCGGTGGGATTTGCCAATGTTAAAGAG GGTGAGACGGTTCTGGACCTTGGTAGCGGCAGCGGCATTGATGTCCTCTTGGCGGCTCGTAGAGTCGGCCCCAATGGACAGGCCATCGGCATTGACATGACAAAA AGTATGGTCAAACTTGCCGAGAAAAATATCCAAAAGGCAGAACTCTCCAATACAAAATTCATCGAAGCAAATATCAGCTCCATACCGCTGCCAGACTCCAGCGTCGACTGCATCATCAGTAACTGTGTCATCAATCTCGTCCCGGCTACCGACAAAGCGGCTGTTTTTAAAGAGATCGCTCGGCTACTGAAGCCTGGGGGAAGAGTCGCGATCAGTGATATTTTGGCTAGAAAGCTGCTCCCGGATCATATTACTAAAAACATGGCGCTGTATATTGGGTGTGTTGCTGGTGCGAGTCAGATTGGGAAATATGAGGAGTATCTTAGGCAGGCTGGATTCGAAG GTGTGTTCATTGTTGATGCGAAGTCAGACCTTAACCTCTATAAGGGGTCTTTGTATTTGCCTCAGAGCTCGTGCTGTGGCGGTGGGTATGGGGGTAAGGAGACTACGAGTGATATTGCTGAGTTGGATTTTAATGAGTGGGTCG GTTCTTTTCAGATCTATGCTATCAAGGCTTAG